The Bacteroidota bacterium DNA segment GGCATCCGAAATAAAGAGGGGAGAGGAAGTGTTTTTGTGAGGATCTTTACCCGGGATCATGCCATCGTTTTCGAAATTGAAGACGACGGCATTGGCAGAAAGAAAGCTGCTTTGCTGAAAGAAAAAAAACAACATAACCATCAATCCACGGCCGTAATCCTCACCCAAAGCCGGCTTCAGAACCTCTGGGGCAAAAAGAAACCCAATGATATCTTTGAAATACGCGACTTGTACGACCTAAACGGTAGTCCAGCAGGAACCCTGGTGAGATTCCTAATCCCAGAATCCTGATCCCTGCCCCCCCGAAACTTGCCCGTTGTAACCTGCAATTTTCTGCATTCACCAGTTTTTTCCCGGCATTCACAAGTTAAACCCGGGCGTTTATTCATCGCATTCATTTAAGCCTTCTGTTAAACCTATCTTTAGGGTAATGATGCCTATTTTCTATTGAATGAACCGCAAGAAAACCATTTTAAATGATGAACCTTATCTCTATCAGGAGATTTTTCTGGGAATGGCCATAGCTGTTGGAATGATCCTGATGATGGTCAATAGCCTGGCAGGCAAACTGGTGCTTATCATTGGTGTGGCATTTATTTCAGGGATTTATATATCACGGATCTTAAGGGTTTTCCAATTAAGAAATAACTTTCACAACCGCCTTCTGTCATCCTTGAACAACCTGGCTATGCTAATAGTATCTGCCTGTACTTTAATGTTATTGCTGATGAAAAGTCATCACGAAACTGTTTTTTATTCCGGGCTTGGTATGATTGTGCTAACCTGTCTTCTGGATTTTATTTTTTTGTATAACGATAAAGGAATCAATCGGTTTACCTTGCTTCTGAGGCTTATGATTGCTCTTATAGTGTTAATTGTATTTTTTCTCTTATAAAATATAAGAATCTTAAAAAAAATAGTCATGAAAACTTTACTTACCAAGAAAAGAAAGGAAAAGGAACCTCTCTTAAAAGCAAATTTTTACCTGATAATTGTTTTTTTACTTCTGCTGGCCGGATGTTATCAATTTGAATTTGTAAATCAGCCCTGGCATGCCGATCCTGAGAGCGATTTCGAAGTGCAGGTCGCTGTGAGCTTCTATGGTGAATATGGAGGCTATGCTCCCATGTTCGGGATACTGCTTCCGCAAGGATGGGTTCCTGAAGATTCAATAGTTTATACCATTGATGATCCCTATTTTTCAGGAACACTCATCCATTCCGACAGTCTCTCGCAGGCAATGGAAATCCGCCAGCCCGCGCCCGAAGGTTATTACTGGTGGGTGATGCAGGATACGGTGCCATTGAATATACATGGCATTTATTATGCATCATTCAGGATCTTCACCGATGAACAGACGGGCACTTTCTTCCTGGATTATATGATGGGCTCTACCTATCATGGATTGAATTTCCAAAGGAGCAACGACCATATGATCATCGTGGGGGATGTGCAGGGATGTGCTCCGGAAGGTATCGTATTCACCAGCCAGCAACAGGTCGACAGTTTTCCGCTTAATTATCCGGCATGCAGCTCGGTGGCCGGCGATATCGTCATTAATGGCGATGATATCAGCAGCCTTAACGCCTTATCGGGCATAACAGGGATCGGTGGAAGCCTGAAAATCTCGGGCAATTCATGGTATGGTAATCCTTTATTGGAAAACCTTGATGGTTTGGAGAATATTGCATCCGTCGGAGGGTCGCTCATCATCGAGAACGATCTTATACTTGAAAATATCGCCGGTCTTGGAAATCTGGAGCATGTAGGCAGGGACATATTCATGCACATGAATATGGAGTTTACGGGCTTTGGCGCTGCGATGAGCCTGGACAGTGTGGGGAGGGATATGATCATTTACAACAATCAATTATTGAATAGCCTCGCGGGACTGGAGTTACTCACGGATGTCGGTGGTAAACTGGAAATCACGGCGAACCCGTCACTGTTGAATTTATCGGGACTGACCGGCCTGACAAGCTTGTCGCACGACTTTAATATTACAAACAACAATGCCCTGACGAACCTTACGGGGCTTGAAAACCTTACTGATGTGGCAGGATGGTTTCAAATCTACGACAACAATGCCCTGACGAGCCTTACGGGGCTTGAAAACCTTACTGATGTTACAGGATTTCTTTATATCTCCTATAACGATTCACTGCAAAGCCTTGCGGGACTGGAAGGGCTTGTGGACCTCAGCGGTTCATTAGTGATCCGTAATGCTATGCTGAATGATCTCTCAGGATTGCATAATCTTGAAACTGCAGGCGGCCAGGTTTACATCTATAATAATGAATCGTTGACCAGCCTTTCCGGTTTGGAAAATCTGAGTGCCGTTCAGGATGTTTTATCGATCGGGGACAATACCAAGCTGATTAACCTGTCGGGCCTGGAGGGTCTTCAGTATACCGGAGGACTTTTGGTTTATTCCAACGATTCACTGGAAAGCCTGGAGGGGTTGAACAGCCTTGTTTCGGTCAGGGGGGATTTTTCAGTTCATATGAATGACATGATGGCTGACTTTTCCGGGCTGCCGGCCCTGGATTCCGTTACGGGGCGGTTTAATATCAGTGGGAACCCGGTGATCACCAGCCTGGAGGGGCTTGAAAACCTGTCCTATATCGGTGATACTGTTTCAATTCACAGTAATAGTCAACTGTCAAGCCTTTCAGGAATCGACAATGTAGAGTCTTCCTCCATCCTGGGTCTGACCATTCGCGATAATCCAGGCCTTTCGGAATGCCACGTTGCCAGTATTTGCGGATACCTTGCTGCCCCCGGAGGGGAAGTTAAAATATACAACAATGCGCCCGGATGCAACGGCCCGGCAGAAGTTGCCTGGCACTGCGGGACCACGATCCCCTGCCTGCCGTATGGTAATTATTATTTCTGTACGCAGAATGAGATCGACCTTTTCCCTCAGAGTTTTCCAGGATGTACCGACCTGATGGGCAATGTAACGATCAACGGACCAGATATCAACAGCCTTGACAGCTTACGCAACCTCAACTCCATAGAAAAATATCTTAGCATCCATACAAATGGGCTTCTGGAATCCCTGGGAGGGCTGAACTCCCTTGATTCGGTGGGCGGCCGCCTGATCATCATGTATAATCATTCACTCCAGAACCTTGATGGGCTGAATGAACTCTTAGCCGTGGGCGGCTACCTGGACATTACGCAAGACTCAAGCCTGGTAAGCCTCTCAGGTCTCGATATGCTGGAATCCGTCGGGGGGACACTCAGCATCAGGATCAACCCATCCCTGACAGATATCTCCGGCCTCCATGAGCTTAGCTCCCTCGGGGGTGACCTGGTAATCTTATCCAATGAGCAGTTGCAAAACCTTGAAGGCCTGGAAGGCCTAACCTCTGCCGGATCGGTTATAATCAATTCCAATCCTATGCTGACCAGCCTGTCGGGACTTCAGAATATTAGCAAGGTATCGGGAACGCTTCGGTTAGGATCGAATGACGCATTGAACGATCTTTCTGGCCTTGCTAACATCGAACAGATTGGAAGAGATCTGGAGATAAGGGGAAATCTTTCGCTTGACAATCTTACCGGGCTGGAA contains these protein-coding regions:
- a CDS encoding T9SS type A sorting domain-containing protein — encoded protein: MKTLLTKKRKEKEPLLKANFYLIIVFLLLLAGCYQFEFVNQPWHADPESDFEVQVAVSFYGEYGGYAPMFGILLPQGWVPEDSIVYTIDDPYFSGTLIHSDSLSQAMEIRQPAPEGYYWWVMQDTVPLNIHGIYYASFRIFTDEQTGTFFLDYMMGSTYHGLNFQRSNDHMIIVGDVQGCAPEGIVFTSQQQVDSFPLNYPACSSVAGDIVINGDDISSLNALSGITGIGGSLKISGNSWYGNPLLENLDGLENIASVGGSLIIENDLILENIAGLGNLEHVGRDIFMHMNMEFTGFGAAMSLDSVGRDMIIYNNQLLNSLAGLELLTDVGGKLEITANPSLLNLSGLTGLTSLSHDFNITNNNALTNLTGLENLTDVAGWFQIYDNNALTSLTGLENLTDVTGFLYISYNDSLQSLAGLEGLVDLSGSLVIRNAMLNDLSGLHNLETAGGQVYIYNNESLTSLSGLENLSAVQDVLSIGDNTKLINLSGLEGLQYTGGLLVYSNDSLESLEGLNSLVSVRGDFSVHMNDMMADFSGLPALDSVTGRFNISGNPVITSLEGLENLSYIGDTVSIHSNSQLSSLSGIDNVESSSILGLTIRDNPGLSECHVASICGYLAAPGGEVKIYNNAPGCNGPAEVAWHCGTTIPCLPYGNYYFCTQNEIDLFPQSFPGCTDLMGNVTINGPDINSLDSLRNLNSIEKYLSIHTNGLLESLGGLNSLDSVGGRLIIMYNHSLQNLDGLNELLAVGGYLDITQDSSLVSLSGLDMLESVGGTLSIRINPSLTDISGLHELSSLGGDLVILSNEQLQNLEGLEGLTSAGSVIINSNPMLTSLSGLQNISKVSGTLRLGSNDALNDLSGLANIEQIGRDLEIRGNLSLDNLTGLENLSSIGGKLQIRENLSLDNLTGLENLSSIGGWLEFYDNGSLENLLALENLTSINGRIFISSNFNLLTLEGLENIDAGTINEILINGNPHLSFCAVQSVCDYLASPYANVWIENNAYGCNSPEEVDSVCLIVHIGGPEPGWTEEIVVYPNPSADHTNISGFPASQGTIYLSIYNINGLCMLQERISPGNAGTNVYEIDLGPYPEGMYFIHIRSGSEVVTRKVLKL